In one Juglans regia cultivar Chandler chromosome 11, Walnut 2.0, whole genome shotgun sequence genomic region, the following are encoded:
- the LOC108998826 gene encoding probable receptor-like serine/threonine-protein kinase At5g57670 — protein MKYIRAYSLKRFFSLKRPDFDGEIPKPDGSIVENKDIFNNTAVPELSQRPTWKCFSYEELFYATNGFSSENLVGRGGYAEVYRGTLGDGEEIAVKRLTKSSSDERKEKEFLTEIGTIGHVHHPNVLYLLGCCIDNGLYLIFHFSSKGSVAALLHDPNQPLLDWKTRHKIAMGTARGLHYLHKDCQRRIIHRDIKTSNVLLTADFEPQISDFGLAKWLPSQWSHHSIGPIEGTFGHLAPEYYLHGIVDEKTDVFAFGVFLLEIISGKRPVLDGSHQSLHSWAKPILIKGETEKLIDPRLGGAYDVKQLERLAFAASLCIRPSSLWRPTMSEVMEVMEDGGDVDKERWKMPEEGEEQFWGFEDLESECNSTTSFSSPHDSVSIGSC, from the exons ATGAAATATATTCGGGCCTACAGCTTGAAGCGGTTCTTCTCATTGAAACGACCAGATTTTGATGGAGAAATTCCAAAACCAGATGGCTCTATAGTAGAAAACAAAGATATCTTCAATAATACTGCAGTACCAGAGCTTTCTCAGAGACCCACTTGGAAATGCTTCTCCTATGAAGAACTTTTTTATGCCACCAATGGTTTTAGCTCAG AGAATTTGGTTGGCAGAGGAGGCTATGCAGAGGTATACAGAGGAACTTTGGGAGACGGTGAAGAAATCGCTGTGAAGAGACTGACGAAATCTTCTTCTGATGAAAGGAAAGAGAAGGAGTTCTTGACAGAGATTGGAACCATTGGTCATGTGCACCACCCAAATGTATTATATCTCTTAGGATGTTGTATTGACAATGGGCTCTACCTCATTTTCCACTTCTCCTCAAAAGGCTCAGTTGCTGCTCTTTTACATG ACCCGAATCAGCCGCTGTTAGATTGGAAAACAAGACACAAGATAGCCATGGGGACGGCTAGAGGCCTGCATTACTTGCACAAGGACTGCCAAAGAAGAATAATTCACCGGGATATCAAGACCTCCAACGTTTTATTGACTGCGGATTTCGAACCACAG ATATCGGATTTTGGACTAGCAAAATGGCTTCCATCTCAATGGTCTCACCATTCAATAGGCCCGATCGAAGGGACATTTGG GCACTTGGCTCCTGAGTACTATTTGCATGGGATTGTGGATGAGAAGACGGATGTGTTTGCTTTTGGAGTTTTTCTTTTGGAGATAATCTCAGGCAAGAGACCGGTACTGGATGGCTCTCACCAAAGCTTGCACAGCTGG GCCAAACCAATACTTATCAAAGGGGAGACTGAAAAGTTGATAGATCCAAGGCTTGGAGGGGCCTATGATGTAAAGCAGCTGGAAAGACTAGCCTTTGCAGCCTCTCTTTGCATCCGCCCATCTTCATTGTGGCGCCCAACAATGAGTGAG GTAATGGAGGTAATGGAAGATGGGGGGGACGTGGACAAAGAGAGGTGGAAGATGCCAGAGGAAGGCGAAGAACAGTTCTGGGGATTTGAGGATCTAGAATCTGAATGCAACAGTACTActtccttctcttctccacACGACTCGGTATCTATAGGAAGTTGTTAA